CCCTTCATTCCATGGTAAAAGGTCAGCGGACGGCCGAGGATGTCCTCGATGGATTTGGCTGGGTTCAGCGCCGTATCGGCGGATTGGAAGACGATCTGCATTTCACGTAGCTGGTCGCGGGTGCGGTCGCGGGCATGACGGCCCAGTTCGCGGCCATTGAAAATGATATGGCCTGCCGCCAATGGCAGGAGCCCGGCAATGCTGCGCGCTAACGTGGATTTACCGCAACCGGATTCGCCGATAATGCCGAGGTTGCGGCCATTACGCACCGTCAGGCTGACGGACTGCACCGCCTGAACGAGTGGCAGGCCATCCGCTTGCAGATCACCATAGCCAGCAATCAGGTTTTCGATTTCCAGCAGGGGCTTGAGGCTCTTGTCTTCGGCAAGCGGTGTTGTGCGGGGCTTCGGTTCAAAGGCAGACAGAAGTTCACGGGTATAAGGATGTTGCGCATGCGCCAGCAGCTCGGCGGTGGTGCCGGTTTCCTGCACTTCGCCACCCTTGAGCACGACGATCCGGTCGGCAATCTGGGCGACGACGGCCAGATCATGGGAAACATAGACCCCGGAAATGCCGTCCTTGCGCATCACTGACTTGAAGGCGCGCAGCACTTCGATCTGCGTCGTCACGTCAAGCGCCGTGGTCGGCTCGTCGAAAATCACCAGTTTCGGGTCTCCTATCAGCGCCATGGCCGCTGACAGGCGTTGTAACTGGCCGCCGGAGACCTGATGCGGATAGCGTGTGCCAATCGTTTCGGGATTGGGGAGGGACAGCGCCCGAAACAGCGCCACGGCGCGGGTGCGGGCTTCATCCTTCGACATCAGGTCGTGAATGCGGGTGACCTCGATCACCTGATCCATGATGCGGATGGCCGGATTGAAAGCCGCCGCCGCCGATTGCGGCACATAAGCGACATCGGTTCCGCGAATACCGGCGCGATCACGCTCGGAAAGTGCGGCCATATCCTTGCCCGCGACACTGATCGTGCCGCCGGTTATACGGCATCCGGGGCGGGTATGGCCCATCAAGGTCAAGGCGATGGTGGTTTTTCCAGAGCCGCTCTCGCCGATCAAGGCAACGATTTCACCCTGCGGTATGTCCAGGCTGATGCCCTTGATAATCTCGACCTTGCGGCCGGAATCGGTGGTGGCCTGGACCTTCAGGTCGCGGATTTCCACGAGGTTTGCCATCATGCACTCCTGTCGCGGATCTTGCGGGGAAGATTATCGATCAGCATGTTGACGCTGATCGTCAGGCTGGCAATCGCCAGCGACGGGAAAATCACCGCTGGTGCCGCAAAGGGCAGGCCGCCGATATTTTCACGCACCAATGCGCCCCAATCGGCATTGGGCGGCTGGACACCGAGGCCCAGAAACGAAAGCCCCGAGAGTAGCAAAACGATGAAGACAAAGCGCAGCCCAAAATCCGCCAGCACCGGTCCGGTAATATTCGGCAGGATTTCAGAGCGGATGATGTAGAAAATAGTCTCGCCCCGGATGCGTGCGACGCTGATGAAATCCATGGCATTGATGTTGACGGCAAGCGCCCGGGCAAATCGATAGGCGCCGGGCGTGTAGATCACCGACAGGGTGATGACCAGAACCGGGATCGACGATCCGACGGCAGCGACCACCACCAGACCGAAAAGCTTGCTGGGAATGGAGTTCATCGCATCGAGAAAGCGGCTGAGCACGGTATCGATCCAGCCACCGGCGACGGCGGCGATCATGCCAAGCACAACGCCGGAAAAACAGGCGATAGTGACGGCGGCCAGCGAAATGCCGACCGTGTAGCGCGCACCCATGATGATACGCGACAGCATGTCCCGACCGAGATAGTCGGAGCCCAGCCAGAGCGTGTTGCTCATCGGCCCGAAATAGTCGAAATCGACGATCTCACCGACTGGATGGGGAATGAGCAGGGGCGCGAAGATCGCCACCAATGCCCAGGCAGCAATAACGGTGAGACCGGCAATGCCAACGGCGTTGATGCGATAGCCGAATGACCGATGTCTGCGGACGACTGGTGCTGTTGATGGCGTGCCGTTCAGTTGCGTCATAGTCATCGCAGCCTCGGATTGGAGAGAATGGAAACGATATCGGCAATGGTGATCAACACGAGATAGCCGACGCAGAAGATCATCGCGCAGCTCTGGATCAGCGGCAGGTCACGGGTGGCGACGGCATCGACCATCAGCTTGGCAATGCCGGGATAGTTGAAGATCGTCTCGACGATAATGACCCCGCCGATCAGATAGGACAGTGATAGCGCCATGGCATTGACGATTGGCCCCAGCGCATTGGGCAGCGCATGGCGCAGCACGATGCGGCGGCGTGAGGCGCCTTTCAGCAACGCCATTTCCACATAGGGCGTATCGAGGGTTTCGATCACAGCTGCCCGGGTCATGCGGATCATCTGGGCTGAAACGCCGAAGGTCAGGGTGATGACGGGCATGGCATAGACGCGCACCAGGCCAGCAAATGTGTGAACCTCATTGGCAAAGGACAGCGCTGGCAGCCATTTCAGATAGACCGCAAACAGCAGAACGGCAGAGGTGGCAATCATGAATTCCGGCACGGAAATCACCCCAATGGTCACCACGGTGACGCAGCGGTCATAGAGAGAGCCGCGCAGCATGGCCGAGGTAATACCCAGCGTCAGTGCGATGGGAACAGCCAGGAGGGCGGTAATGCCGGCAAGCTTCATGGAATTGACCAGACGGCCGGAAATCAGCTCAGCAATCGGCATGTTATTGGCATAGGACGTGCCGAGATCGCCTTGCAACAAGCCCGTTGCCCAACGCAGGAAACGCAAGATTGCGGGATCGTTGAGATGCATGGCCCGACGCAGGCCCTCGACGGCTTCCGGTGTCGCGGCCTGACCGAGCAGCATGGTCGCCGTATCGCCTGGCAAGAGCGCAGTCGCCATGAAAACGGCCAGCGACACGATGATCAAGGTGATCAGGGCGATCATCAGCCTGTTGACAACAAGGGAAAAGGCTCGGGCGTTCACGCACATGCTCCAGCTGGGTTAGGGCGATCAATCTTCGGCAATCGCTTCGGGTAATCGGAATGCGGATGACCGTGATAGTGTGCCGCCAGGCTGGCAAACGGTTTTGCCGCGATGCGCTGGATAAAGCACGCATCGATCCAAAGCCATTTGCCAAGGCCCGCTCGTAGAAGGTCTGCCGAATTGGTATCAGGCTTCCAGCCAGACATATTCGGCGAAGGCATAACCCATCATGCCACCCAGCGGGCTGGGTTCAAGCCCTTTCAGCTTGGCGGTGATGGCATCGACATTGGAAAGATAGGCGGGAATAACCGTCCCTGCTTCCTCTGCGATCATCACCTGCATTTCGCCATAGATTTCCTTGCGCTTGGCCTGATCGAGAAGGCCACGAGCTTCGAGCAGCATCTTGTCGAATTTCGGCGACTTATACTGGCTTTCGTTCCACGGAGCATCGGAAGAATAGAGCAGCGAGAACAGGATATCTGGTGTTGGACGTGGGTTGATATTGCCGAAATGGACCGGTGCCTTCAACCAGTATTTGTCCCAATAACCATCGGAGGGTACGCGCTGGACATCGAGCTTCATGCCGATTTCTGCCGCCGATGCCTGGATAATCATCGCCATGTCTATCGAAGAGCTTGCGGCTTCTGATGCGATAACCGGGATGGACTG
This portion of the Allorhizobium ampelinum S4 genome encodes:
- a CDS encoding ABC transporter permease; this translates as MTQLNGTPSTAPVVRRHRSFGYRINAVGIAGLTVIAAWALVAIFAPLLIPHPVGEIVDFDYFGPMSNTLWLGSDYLGRDMLSRIIMGARYTVGISLAAVTIACFSGVVLGMIAAVAGGWIDTVLSRFLDAMNSIPSKLFGLVVVAAVGSSIPVLVITLSVIYTPGAYRFARALAVNINAMDFISVARIRGETIFYIIRSEILPNITGPVLADFGLRFVFIVLLLSGLSFLGLGVQPPNADWGALVRENIGGLPFAAPAVIFPSLAIASLTISVNMLIDNLPRKIRDRSA
- a CDS encoding ABC transporter ATP-binding protein, yielding MANLVEIRDLKVQATTDSGRKVEIIKGISLDIPQGEIVALIGESGSGKTTIALTLMGHTRPGCRITGGTISVAGKDMAALSERDRAGIRGTDVAYVPQSAAAAFNPAIRIMDQVIEVTRIHDLMSKDEARTRAVALFRALSLPNPETIGTRYPHQVSGGQLQRLSAAMALIGDPKLVIFDEPTTALDVTTQIEVLRAFKSVMRKDGISGVYVSHDLAVVAQIADRIVVLKGGEVQETGTTAELLAHAQHPYTRELLSAFEPKPRTTPLAEDKSLKPLLEIENLIAGYGDLQADGLPLVQAVQSVSLTVRNGRNLGIIGESGCGKSTLARSIAGLLPLAAGHIIFNGRELGRHARDRTRDQLREMQIVFQSADTALNPAKSIEDILGRPLTFYHGMKGKARDARINQLLDMVHLPQSLRQRRPSELSGGQKQRINFARALAAEPKLILCDEITSALDTVVAAAVIALLKELQRELGLSYIFISHDLSVVEAICDEIVVMYAGKKVEQISPQQLTAPQHPYSKLLFSSVPKLDPTWLDTLQQDPELVRTYRINP
- a CDS encoding ABC transporter permease; translation: MCVNARAFSLVVNRLMIALITLIIVSLAVFMATALLPGDTATMLLGQAATPEAVEGLRRAMHLNDPAILRFLRWATGLLQGDLGTSYANNMPIAELISGRLVNSMKLAGITALLAVPIALTLGITSAMLRGSLYDRCVTVVTIGVISVPEFMIATSAVLLFAVYLKWLPALSFANEVHTFAGLVRVYAMPVITLTFGVSAQMIRMTRAAVIETLDTPYVEMALLKGASRRRIVLRHALPNALGPIVNAMALSLSYLIGGVIIVETIFNYPGIAKLMVDAVATRDLPLIQSCAMIFCVGYLVLITIADIVSILSNPRLR